A single region of the Epinephelus moara isolate mb chromosome 14, YSFRI_EMoa_1.0, whole genome shotgun sequence genome encodes:
- the mgaa gene encoding MAX dimerization protein MGA a isoform X5 yields the protein MASKKKQKGMVFHQEGATTPAAALAADHPTARFVVPKPGKASEGGMERNTCVTNEETGMKGKPNMYPSKESIRTSGGLPAAKHSTSSNPQLDNLSPDSICKGIRVTLDNNSMWNEFFRCKTEMILTQQGSRMFPYCRFRISGLQSSKKYSLIMDIQPLDNSRYKWTGKSWQVAGRAECHVKSQPFAHPESPSTGQHWMQNPVSFYKLKLTNNISDQEGNTILHPMHHYLPRLHVVQTDKAAKDIKLNNPNVVTFTFPQTEFMAVIAYQNSRFSQLKVDYNPFAKGLKEEGSSSLGLKLKLNSGKDLHKEGGTTTTEQHPVKKSLKSLLANHKPRSSKAVDEKPSGSADLQKNSTTNKDQSAANVTGECSRSNSHPAQKLFSELIREAHVSLHRCDMEELGFTNSTSHRNEQTNTKTTALKSNGQDNPKKDSISVKTQSKTSPAKKGEVVVSERKVKGDKDLLNSLNYKDNVGTVLKSEVNNVAAPAVSQNSSGDSDQQCKTDAPSEAKVKQHKRPAPLPLPALALFLKQHSTKSKVAKSKLDSSPAALPSESLSDSQSSAATPACSPSDQDRKAAGPWKDLTGYITKSNNQDSGHAAALPRPDEMVLNQPSSPFCPVATTDRKGQRTHFLDSVSVAESTGSELAVQDGTPVLPNSDQPSCTLGTSVSTISSTLATSSTSFISSPTLDTVLPAPNSPQTPTITESSTLPSDSPTMKSDSLLPDPECSSFGFEPLSPASSPEPLPSLPILLALDLDSTTSEPPPKAVSPKELQQSEDSAASVFKWHTVLPQSRLYMDTSFTTFQPTTQTLPLESVPSPLLPSQSPSHSEPQTLDTSTSTSTPPPDSAPSFQENESLPFPAELSPLALHLPLSPTFSSLDGDALSPTPSIADLVHFFSTEDDFGMEVEFSNTEAVAAPCPPPSAVEANTRKPSQQVQPAKKPCKGKKKSQRQKLAKTDVDQNMDAATYTNMRPNLEEVEEQLFISFTSKEALKLHIADSSVGTVSQPQTTPECQLQESADTPENVETAESLEEKIAAYEKILLRDLKLMRHRQVIHPVLQEVGLKLSLLDPILAIDLQYLGVRLPIPPPGVSLEPLTQELPPSQGVSAAFVSRTGKTTDVTQIKGWRGKFTPSEAPPPPTATKPEAGPSSDPPKKNLSAFCSDMLDEYLENEGKLIDERAASFSQPQVEPVVYELPTRSTSYVRTLNSVLKKQPSSFPTSDLISGFVPPSKRPKLPVRETKTSRKGNMRQKGPKHHKHSAEPGLTAALSPAESNLFPKQSTVPTATLSSEHTAPVTEPHTPKKHRLKVQLDHTEPFTLSSQPTKRKKLKPKTLSQTLSPLKSTLPQPGVSEDMAPLESDSELGTAVDQNTESSKQKNGPPMTRAMLKQKDLEDEVVWGGRPRTSITEERATVALTSLFTLMGFVSENPTAPIQLVRRQAPLCLNEFCRLGCVCSSLSHCVRISHCGRPQCMLGCSCLKQKVVLLKNLDASDSSPSQQGNVKKKKRKRRMKMAYILKEADSVSQPAERVRVLWKRDSGDLDPDPINIPKPAALSRPPVKTVRPQERRQDSSSSGSSCARVRAYRGKKKSSRKQKRKDQLQSQDDPPETSKDEKSKKVRLKPLKQRDLTLKNTETKPASPPPAADPLPLDPSTRSPSPPSEPPPKPSKRLIILAECKWENESDRSLVLKNLCEAMAWDRLDEPFWIKNYLISPISQTVEDSGGNRCIQYKIHISRPLLEPEKPVKPVKPPQQRKQRETTQQQEHLEQVVMKAEPVDNWQQEVAEHKEEVEEAEPLEDWQREVMEEEEEAEPLEDWQREVEEDDIEEEAESTDHQLHDGRESGGEETNMTSKKTKRMMVSMALPFLIGISPAGFLSANKKQPGGTDHLVQVNGKLYPLAKIQLGRMGALHPANRLAAYLTGRVALNKKPQSSSFSPSKPPQNQSSAPTVSSSSSVVPTPTPTSQPLATIPTSLTVLQPAAVKLDQSAACSDQSAGEAPEGVGTRVVTLKVYPRSRGGGTQFRVIPPASGSSAPTSGNIKDSQVSSSATPPVTTAPKGSQVFMVQVPPPPAPGKLPLPAQPPGPPPPSSSSIAYSSGQRIVLQPVQMASGLQYYRKPDGKLVRLVPLSQLRSVNLNQSTPRASPSVLPAASLQPPVVAAGNQKPPPATATSTLTSLSPLSGLQSFKVSPLTSQLHPASGFLSQKGTCTFKILPANNNMEPMIITCPKVPPKVVSAPGSFTVLQPQHPNATPVNLISLKPSTGQGAELGVKTVTVSAVPVGPGGLSAVPVRPGGLSAVPVGPGGVPAVPVGPGGLSAVPVRPGGVSVVPVGPGGLSAVPVGPGGVSAVPVGPGGLSAVPVGPGGVSAVPVGPSGVSAVPVGPDGVIVHQKPAVQIPYRPPPPAPPESEVTPAPPPKPEPACNLLDLDIICVDYEEELDATETGGEVKQQPDVVEVKDSSSETENSSDFSDESAVEEEKEPTPIQLRFNHNMLEKQRRRKLRQLFEDLRREVGLSKERTSKVSTLKKSVEVIQELWRTEKKLEKKKEKLLKRRDNYLAIIAPITEESRQVSSTRQTSPELSEGGGTGSKDIEVVDLLDDTDEPTENSSEEERPVTKTTNAVTVSEAEDEVQIVAVETVEESSRLNAAQKKLARILRKEDSESSVKKLAYVRSLADAFKALQSVMNTNNTSRSFLLEQANQEIQTLQSENGRLRSLKICLNQQRDAYIREVSQRSGKSKERIRSMLQHLSSKQKEMEMQERLQAANQLQAAVGGGACYSPTEDSTDDVIIITSSSLQQQCTPQAPPTFVSVPPTSTPSSTPVQTPVQTPVQTPGQTPVQTPVQTPVQTPVQTPVQTPVQAPVQTPVQQPQRVLQVSRPILSPPGVSHSVSVVRDRPRTVPNILSRSKNPAASQSIKAVVPAEVLSLVGTALPGQPVLTLSQMMTAPTLLQTSSTPGVASVTLNISNLANQQIHLTSLPHPPTGKIYSSSAPLTITNLTATDLNNLLQLVQPSTTPQQQQQQQQQQQLLIQPQQPPQTKQQILQTPPPPQQQQTPQQQILQPPQETQQQQPPPPPQQQQIPEGPPPSPPAPPPAPLLVVSAGSDPITDQDQPPFQTDTTSEAPRSTQDPFSTPCPGASADRQTEVTEAGPVGAEPQRETRDDESLTSLLNEIVFLNQQTVSTAETPLSGKPSPGDDVMDEDEEYGRANSPWLLELDSDSDETIATEMGAAAVNDHTDMTPGGPQLGPVNGNAKGGVLAPPPLLQMKVGGAKVADPASCDEAAGGEGEGEGGGKREGGVAWRPMPRLVPLGLRGNPPS from the exons ATGGCTTCTAAGAAGAAGCAGAAAGGAATGGTGTTCCATCAGGAAGGGGCTACCACCCCTGCAGCGGCACTGGCCGCAGACCATCCAACGGCCCGCTTTGTTGTTCCTAAACCAGGGAAGGCAAGTGAAGGTGGGATGGAACGAAACACCTGTGTAACCAATGAAGAGACAGGTATGAAGGGGAAACCCAATATGTACCCATCGAAAGAGTCCATCAGGACATCTGGTGGACTTCCCGCTGCAAAACATTCCACCAGTTCAAACCCTCAGCTGGACAACCTGTCACCTGATAGCATCTGCAAAGGCATCAGAGTGACACTGGACAACAACAGCATGTGGAACGAGTTTTTCAGATGCAAAACGGAGATGATTCTGACTCAGCAAGGCAGCAGGATGTTCCCCTATTGCCGCTTTCGCATCTCTGGCTTGCAGTCCTCCAAGAAATACTCTCTGATCATGGACATTCAACCTTTGGACAACAGTCGTTACAAGTGGACCGGCAAGAGCTGGCAAGTTGCTGGAAGGGCAGAGTGCCATGTTAAGAGTCAACCATTCGCTCATCCAGAGTCCCCGTCAACAGGTCAACACTGGATGCAGAATCCAGTGTCCTTTTACAAACTGAAGCTCACTAACAACATCTCAGATCAAGAGGGGAACACCATCCTGCATCCCATGCACCACTACTTACCACGGCTGCACGTGGTCCAAACTGATAAAGCTGCTAAAGACATAAAACTAAACAATCCCAATGTTGTTACATTCACTTTCCCCCAAACTGAATTTATGGCAGTCATTGCTTACCAGAACTCACGGTTTTCTCAGCTTAAAGTTGACTACAACCCATTTGCTAAAGGACTGAAGGAGGAGGGCTCTAGTTCGTTGGGCCTAAAGCTTAAATTGAACTCTGGCAAAGACTTGCACAAAGAAGGAGGCACAACAACCACTGAGCAACATCCTGTGAAGAAGAGCTTGAAGTCTTTGCTCGCAAACCATAAACCTAGAAGCTCAAAAGCAGTGGACGAGAAGCCTTCAGGGTCAGCTGACCTCCAGAAAAACTCCACCACAAACAAAGATCAGTCAGCTGCCAATGTCACTGGGGAATGTTCGCG CAGCAATTCACATCCAGCTCAGAAATTATTTTCTGAACTGATCCGGGAGGCTCACGTTTCACTGCATAGATGTGACATGGAGGAGCTGGGATTCACTAACAGCACGTCTCACAGAAATGAGCAAACCAACACTAAAACCACAGCTTTGAAAAGCAATGGACAAGATAATCCCAAAAAGGACAGCATATCTgtcaaaacacaaagcaaaacatCACCTGCAAAGAAGGGTGAAGTTGTTGTATCAGAGAGGAAAGTTAAGGGGGATAAGGACCTTTTGAATTCATTGAATTACAAAGACAATGTTGGGACAGTTCTAAAGTCTGAAGTCAATAATGTTGCTGCTCCAGCAGTGTCCCAGAACTCCTCTGGTGACTCAGACCAACAATGTAAGACTGACGCTCCATCAGAGGCGAAAGTAAAGCAACATAAACGGCCAGCACCTCTGCCTCTGCCAgctcttgctctttttttgaAGCAGCATTCAACAAAATCTAAAGTAGCCAAGAGCAAGCTGGACTCTTCTCCTGCAGCACTCCCATCGGAATCTCTGTCTGATTCACAGAGTTCTGCTGCAACTCCTGCATGTTCGCCTTCTGATCAAGACCGCAAAGCAGCTGGTCCATGGAAGGACCTAACTGGATATATCACAAAGTCCAACAACCAGGACTCTGGACATGCTGCTGCACTTCCTAGACCAGATGAAATGGTTTTGAATCAGCCTTCCAGTCCATTTTGTCCTGTTGCCACTACAGACCGAAAGGGACAAAGAACTCATTTCTTGGACTCTGTTTCAGTTGCTGAAAGCACAGGCTCAGAGCTTGCAGTACAAGATGGTACACCAGTGTTACCCAACTCAGATCAGCCATCTTGTACCCTTGGGACATCTGTATCCACCATTTCCTCAACTCTTGCTACCTCTTCTACATCTTTCATTTCATCACCAACCCTCGACACAGTGTTACCTGCCCCAAACTCACCACAAACACCAACCATCACTGAGTCTTCCACACTACCTTCAGACTCGCCAACTATGAAGTCTGATTCTTTGCTACCTGACCCAGAGTGTTCTTCGTTTGGCTTTGAGCCTTTGTCCCCTGCAAGCTCTCCAGAACCCTTACCTTCCCTGCCCATCTTGTTAGCTCTAGATCTTGACTCCACTACTTCTGAACCACCTCCAAAAGCAGTATCTCCCAAAGAGTTGCAGCAAAGTGAAGACtctgctgcctctgtgtttAAATGGCACACAGTGTTACCTCAAAGTAGGCTGTACATGGACACTTCATTCACAACATTTCAACCTACAACACAGACTCTTCCTTTAGAGTCTGTTCCGTCACCTTTGTTGCCTTCCCAGTCTCCTTCCCACTCTGAACCACAGACTCTCGACACCTCCACATCCACATCCACACCTCCCCCTGATTCTGCTCCATCATTTCAAGAAAATGAATCACTGCCCTTCCCTGCAGAGCTGTCCCCCCTTGCACTTCACTTGCCGCTGTCTCCAACCTTTTCTTCATTAGATGGAGATGCATTGTCACCCACCCCTTCAATCGCAGACCTTGTGCACTTTTTCTCCACCGAAGATGACTTTGGGATGGAGGTGGAGTTTTCAAACACAGAGGCAGTAGCTGCTCCCTGCCCACCTCCAAGCGCAGTAGAGGCAAATACACGCAAGCCTTCTCAGCAGGTGCAACCAGCCAAAAAACCCTGCAAGGGCAAAAAGAAGTCCCAGCGGCAAAAGCTTGCCAAGACAGATGTAGATCAGAACATGGATGCTGCCACCTACACTAACATGAGGCCTAACTTGGAGGAAGTTGAGGAGCAGTTATTTATCTCATTCACCTCAAag GAGGCCCTCAAACTTCACATTGCGGACTCCTCTGTTGGAACGGTCTCACAGCCTCAGACGACACCTGAATGTCAACTGCAAGAATCTGCTGACACACCTGAGAATG TAGAGACAGCAGAGAGTTTGGAGGAGAAGATCGCTGCATACGAGAAGATTCTTCTGAGAGACTTGAAGCTgatgagacacagacaggtgatCCATCCTGTGCTGCAGGAAG TTGGTCTGAAGCTGAGCCTGCTGGATCCGATTCTGGCCATAGACCTGCAGTACCTGGGAGTCCGTCTGCCCATCCCCCCTCCTGGAGTCTCTCTGGAGCCGCTGACCCAGGAGCTGCCGCCGTCTCAAG GTGTTTCTGCAGCTTTTGTGTCACGgacaggaaaaacaacagatgTGACTCAGATTAAAGGTTGGAGAGGGAAATTCACTCCATCAGAGGCTCCTCCCCCTCCAACAGCAACCAAACCTGAAG CTGGTCCCAGTTCAGATCCGCCAAAGAAGAACCTGTCTGCGTTCTGCAGCGACATGTTGGATGAGTATCTTGAGAATGAAGGGAAGCTGATTGATGAGCGAGCCGCCAGCTTCTCTCAGCCTCAGGTGGAACCGGTAGTGTATGAGCTGCCTACCAGGAGCACCAGCTACGTTCGAACCCTCAACAGTGTCCTGAAGAAACAGCCCAGCAGCTTCCCCACCTCAGACCTCATATCTGGGTTTGTCCCCCCGTCCAAGAGACCTAAACTCCCCGTCAGAGAGACCAAAACAtcaaggaaaggaaacatgagGCAGAAAGGTCcaaaacaccacaaacacagtGCAGAACCAGGTTTAACAGCTGCACTCAGTCCAGCTGAATCAAACCTGTTCCCTAAACAATCCACAGTCCCAACAGCCACTCTCTCATCAGAACACACAGCCCCCGTCACTGAACCTCATACACCAAAGAAACACCGCCTGAAAGTCCAATTGGACCACACAGAACCGTTTACTCTCTCTTCTCAACCCACGAAGAGGAAGAAGCTCAAACCCAAGACCTTGTCCCAGACCCTCAGTCCCCTCAAGTCCACCCTCCCCCAGCCTGGCGTGTCAGAGGATATGGCTCCGCTGGAGTCTGACTCTGAACTGGGGACCGCTGTCGATCAGAACACAGAGAGCAGCAAGCAGAAGAACGGGCCGCCGATGACCCGAGCTATGCTGAAGCAGAAGGACCTGGAGGACGAGGTTGTGTGGGGGGGGCGACCTAGGACCAGCATCACAGAGGAGAGGGCCACTGTTGCTCTGACATCACTTTTTACGTTGATG GGTTTTGTCAGTGAGAACCCGACCGCTCCCATCCAGCTGGTGCGGAGACAAGCCCCTCTCTGCCTGAACGAGTTCTGCCGGCTGGGCTGCGTGTGCTCCAGTCTGTCCCACTGCGTCAGGATCAGTCACTGTGGccggccccagtgcatgctgggctGCAGCTGCCTCAAACAGAAGGTGGTCCTCCTCAAGAACCTGGACGCCTCTGACTCCAGTCCGTCCCAGCAGGGGAAcgtcaagaagaagaagaggaagaggaggatgaagatggCCTACA TCCTGAAGGAGGCGGACAGTGTTTCCCAGCCTGCAGAGCGGGTCCGGGTGCTTTGGAAGAGGGACAGCGGAGACTTGGATCCAGACCCGATCAACATCCCTAAACCAGCAGCCCTGTCCCGCCCCCCTGTGAAAACTGTAAGGCCTCAG gagagacgacaggacagcagcagcagcggcagcagctgTGCCAGAGTCAGAGCTTAcagagggaagaagaagagcagcaggaaacagaagAGGAAGGATCAACTGCAGAGTCAGGACGATCCACCG GAGACGTCTAAAGATGAAAAGTCTAAAAAGGTTCGGCTGAAGCCTTTGAAACAGAGAGACCTGACGCTGAAGAACACAGAGACCAAACCCGCCAGTCCTCCACCAG CAGCTGATCCGCTGCCTCTGGATCCCTCCACCCGGTCTCCCAGTCCTCCGTCCGAGCCGCCTCCGAAGCCGTCGAAGCGTCTGATCATCCTGGCGGAGTGCAAGTGGGAGAACGAAAGTGACCGCAGCCTGGTGCTGAAGAATCTGTGTGAGGCGATGGCATGGGACCGACTGGACGAACCTTTCTGGATCAAAAATTATCTCATCAGTCCCATTAGTCAGACTGTGGAGGACAGTGGTGGCAACCGCTGCATCCAGTACAAGATCCACATCTCCAGACCCCTGCTGGAGCCGGAGAAACCAGTGAAACCAGTGAAGCCACcacaacagaggaaacagagggagaCAACACAACAGCAG GAACACCTGGAACAGGTTGTCATGAAGGCGGAGCCTGTTGACAATTGGCAGCAGGAGGTGGCAGAGCACAAAGAAGAGGTGGAAGAGGCAGAGCCACTTGAAGACTGGCAGCGAGaagtgatggaggaggaggaagaggcggAGCCACTTGAAGATTGgcagagagaggtggaggaagacGATATCGAGGAGGAGGCGGAGTCAACAGATCACCAGCTGCATGATGGGAGAGAGAGTGGCGGAGAGGAAACGAATATGACGTCAAAGAAGACGAAGAGGATGATGGTCAGCATGGCTCTGCCGTTCCTGATAGGAATCTCCCCCGCCGGCTTTCTCTCGGCCAATAAGAAGCAGCCGGGAGGAACAGACCACCTGGTCCAG GTGAATGGGAAGCTCTATCCTCTGGCTAAGATCCAGCTGGGGAGGATGGGTGCGCTCCATCCCGCGAACCGCCTGGCAGCGTATCTCACTGGTCGGGTGGCGTTAAACAAGAAGCCACAAAGTTCCTCTTTCTCACCATCTAAACCTCCTCAGAACCAGAGTTCAGCCCCGACCgtctcctcatcttcctctgtggTTCCCACCCCAACGCCCACATCTCAGCCGTTAGCCACCATCCCAACCTCCCTGACAG TTCTTCAGCCTGCAGCAGTGAAGCTCGACCAATCAGCTGCCTGCTCTGACCAGAGTGCAGGTGAAGCACCTGAGGGGGTGGGGACCCGGGTCGTCACTTTGAAGGTGTACCCGCGTTCAAGGGGAGGAGGCACTCAGTTCAGAGTGATACCCCCAGCTTCTGGAAGCTCCGCCCCCACGTCGGGTAATATTAAAG ACTCTCAGGTCAGCAGCTCTGCGACTCCACCTGTGACAACGGCTCCTAAAGGCTCTCAGGTGTTCATGGTTCAGgttccacctcctcctgctcctgggAAACTACCTCTACCGGCCCAGCCACCCGGCCcaccacccccctcctcctcctccattgcCTACTCCTCTGGTCAGAGGATCGTCCTGCAGCCGGTCCAGATGGCGTCAGGACTCCAGTACTACCGCAAACCAGACGGTAAATTGGTCCGACTGGTTCCCCTCAGCCAGTTGAGATCAGTCAACTTGAACCAGTCCACTCCACGAG cCTCGCCCTCAGTCCTCCCTGCTGCATCCCTTCAACCTCCAGTCGTCGCTGCTGGTAACCAAAAACCACCTCCGGCCACAGCCACCTCCACCCTCACCTCCCTCTCCCCTTTGTCCGGCCTCCAGTCTTTCAAGGTGTCCCCCCTCACTTCCCAGCTCCACCCTGCCTCTGGTTTCCTGTCTCAGAAGGGGACGTGCACCTTTAAAATCCTCCCCGCTAACAACAACATGGAGCCAATGATCATCACCTGTCCTAAAGTTCCTCCAAAGGTGGTGTCAGCTCCAGGCTCCTTCACTGTGCTCCAACCTCAACACCCCAACGCGACCCCAGTGAACCTCATCTCCCTCAAACCCTCCACAGGTCAGGGGGCTGAGCTCGGGGTCAAAACAGTGACTGTGTCCGCGGTCCCAGTGGGTCCTGGTGGGTTATCTGCTGTCCCAGTGCGTCCTGGTGGGTTATCGGCGGTCCCAGTGGGTCCTGGTGGGGTACCAGCGGTCCCAGTGGGTCCTGGTGGGTTATCTGCTGTCCCAGTGCGTCCTGGTGGGGTATCAGTGGTCCCAGTGGGTCCTGGTGGGTTATCAGCGGTCCCAGTGGGTCCTGGTGGGGTATCAGCGGTCCCAGTGGGTCCTGGTGGGTTATCAGCTGTTCCAGTGGGTCCTGGTGGCGTGTCTGCAGTCCCAGTGGGTCCTAGTGGGGTATCTGCGGTCCCAGTGGGTCCTGATGGGGTGATAGTCCACCAGAAACCTGCCGTCCAGATCCCTTAcagacctcctcctccagcaccACCAGAGTCAGAGGTGACACCTGCCCCCCCACCAAAGCCGGAGCCGGCCTGCAACCTGTTGGACCTGGACATAATCTGTGTGGACTACGAGGAAGAGCTTGACGCCACAGAAACAGGGGGCGAGGTGAAGCAGCAACCGGATGTGGTGGAGGTGAAGGATTCGAGCAGCGAGACGGAGAACTCGTCAGATTTCAGTGACGAGTCGGCGGTCGAAGAAGAGAAAGAGCCGACTCCCATCCAG CTGCGTTTCAATCACAACATGTTGGAGAAGCAGCGTCGGAGGAAGTTACGGCAGCTGTTCGAAGATCTGAGGAGAGAAGTGGGACTGAGCAAAGAGAGGACGTCAAAGGTCTCCACGCTGAAGAAG tCGGTGGAGGTGATCCAGGAGCTCTGGAGGACTGAGAAAAAActagagaagaagaaggagaaactACTCAAGAGGAGGGATAATTACCTCGCCATCATCGCTCCAATAACAG AGGAGAGCAGACAGGTGAGCAGCACACGTCAGACATCACCTGAGCtgtcagagggaggagggacagGAAGTAAGGACATAGAAGTGGTGGATCTGTTGGACGACACGGACGAACCGACGGAGAACTCGTCTGAGGAGGAGAGACCTGTTACCAAGACGACCAACGCTGTCACTGTCTCAGAG gcGGAGGATGAGGTTCAGATCGTTGCCGTGGAGACGGTGGAGGAGAGCAGTCGGCTGAATGCAGCTCAGAAGAAGCTGGCGAGGATCCTGAGGAAGGAGGACTCAGA AAGCAGCGTGAAGAAGCTGGCCTATGTTCGGAGCCTCGCAGACGCCTTCAAAGCTCTCCAATCAGTCATGAACACCAACAACACTTCAAGGAGCTTTCTGCTGGAGCAG gCTAATCAGGAGATTCAGACTCTTCAGAGTGAAAATGGGAGACTGCGGAGTCTGAAGATCTGTCTGAACCAGCAGAGAGACGCCTACATCAGAGAGGTCTCCCAGAGATCAG GTAAAAGCAAGGAGAGAATCCGGAGCATGCTTCAGCACCTGTCGTCCAAACAGAAGGAGATGGAGATGCAGGAGAGACTCCAAGCGGCCAATCAGCTGCAAGCAGCAGTAGGGGGTGGAGCCTGTTACTCTCCAACAGAAGACTCGACTGATGACGTCATCATAATCACATCCTCCAGCCTGCAGCAACAGTGCACTCCACAGGCTCCTCCCACTTTTGTTTCTGTCCCACCTACCAGCACACCTTCATCCACACCTGTCCAAACTCCTGTCCAAACACCTGTCCAAACACCTGGCCAAACTCCTGTCCAAACACCTGTCCAAACACCTGTCCAAACACCTGTCCAAACTCCTGTCCAAACACCTGTCCAAGCACCTGTCCAAACACCTGTCCAGCAGCCTCAGAGGGTCCTGCAGGTGTCAAGGCccatcctctctcctcctggtgTGTCCCACAGTGTATCAGTGGTAAGGGACAGGCCGAGGACGGTCCCCAACATCCTGTCTCGCAGTAAGAATCCAGCTGCATCACAATCCATTAAGGCCGTGGTACCAGCAGAGGTTCTGTCCCTGGTCGGTACTGCGTTGCCGGGGCAACCAGTCCTGACCCTCAGCCAAATGATGACGGCACCTACATTACTGCAGACTTCTTCTACACCAG GCGTGGCCTCAGTCACCCTCAACATCTCCAATCTGGCCAATCAGCAGATCCACCTCACCTCACTGCCCCACCCCCCAACCGGTAAGATCTACAGCAGCTCTGCCCCCCTCACCATCACTAACCTAACAG CCACAGACCTCAACAACCTGCTGCAGCTGGTTCAACCATCAACtacaccacaacaacaacaacaacaacaacaacaacaacagctactAATACAACCCCAACAACCACCACAAACTAAACAACAAATCCTacaaacaccaccaccaccacaacaacaacaaacaccacaacaacaaatacTACAGCCACCAcaagaaacacaacaacaacagccgCCGCCACccccccagcagcagcagatccCAGAGGGTcctcccccttctcctcctgctcctcctcctgctcccctCCTGGTGGTCTCTGCTGGATCAGACCCGATAACAGACCAGGACCAGCCTCCATTCCAGACTGACACTACATCTGAGGCTCCACGCTCCACCCAGGACCCTTTCTCCACTCCTTGCCCAGGAGCGAGTGCTGACCGTCAGACTGAGGTCACAGAGGCGGGGCCTGTGGGGGCGGAGCCGCAGCGGGAGACCAGAGATGACGAGAGTCTGACGTCGCTCCTCAACGAGATCGTCTTCCTCAACCAGCAGACCGTCTCCACAGCAGAGACGCCTTTATCAGGGAAACCGTCCCCAGGGGATGATGTAATGGACGAAGATGAGGAGTATGGACGCGCCAACAGCCCCTGGCTCCTGGAGCTGGACTCTGACTCTGATGAAACCATTGCCACGGAGATGGGGGCGGCAGCGGTTAATGACCACACGGACATGACACCTGGTGGACCGCAGCTTGGACCTGTTAATGGGAATGCTAAAGGTGGCGTCCTGGCTCCGCCCCCTCTCCTGCAAATGAAAGTGGGCGGGGCCAAGGTGGCGGACCCTGCCAGCTGTGATGAAGCAGCAGGAGGGGAAGGAGAAGGGGAAGGAGGGGGGAAGAGGGAGGGTGGCGTGGCCTGGAGGCCAATGCCGAGGCTGGTTCCTCTGGGGCTGAGAGGAAACCCACCCAGCTGA